Genomic window (Salvelinus fontinalis isolate EN_2023a chromosome 3, ASM2944872v1, whole genome shotgun sequence):
CCAAATATTTAAATACTAGAAGAACACAGTTTGTAAACAAATTGCTAATAATATCATAGAATAATATAACTCAGTCATAATCCCATAAATAGTGTTTTTATCTTAATGGCCAACCGTTCAGGCATTTGTTGGCCTACACATTCACACACGTCTCTCTCTGCAGTTTAGGCAACATTTATGCAGTAGAATTCAATCAACCCAATGCAATGCAACCCACTTCCCTATGTTCCTCCTCTTCACTCATTTACAAATGACTTTAGTAACTCGTATCTCTTCATCTGAAAATCCATTGAGATActggattctctctctctgtctctctctccccccctctgtctctctctctccccctctgtctctctctcccccctctgtttctctctctccccccctctgtctctctctccccccctctgtctctctctccccccctgtctctctctctctccccccctctgtctatctctctctccccctctgtctctctctctctccccctctgtctctctctctctccccctctgtctctctctccccctctgtctctctctctctgtaatagaGTTGGATTTGTAACCTCCCTGGCAGCCTGAActgtctctttccccctctgtctctctctctctccccctctgtctctctctctctctctgtgagttgGATTTGTAACCTCCCTGGCAGCCTGAACTGTCTCTACACGCGTGACGCCCATCACACTCATTGGAGCGTTGGTCTCTGTTTCTGAGCGTCAGACTCTCTTAATCTCACTGTCAGATGACTGATTCCTCCCTCAGTCTGTCCATTATTCAGACGTCCGTGTATATGACGTCATTCAGACGTCCGTGTTTATGACGTCATTCAGACGTCTGTGTATATGACGTCATTCAGACGCCCGTGTATATGACGTGATGTGGTTCCTACGTACCTAATTTGTACATCTGAGAAGCTCGCTTCTAGACTCTCAAAAGTGCTCTGTAGAACCATTTGTCCCTGTAGAACCCTCTGGAaaaggttccaggtagaaccaggtCAGACGAAACCCCTTTAGGTTCCAAATAGCAGCCTTTCAAGAGTTCTATTTGGAACAAgaggttctatgtggaaccaaaaagggttcaatATGATCTGAAAAGAGTTCAGTCTGGAACTCTGGATAATAGTGGTCGGCATCGCAGTTTCGTGAGACCGTAGATTTATTGTGCCTTGGAGTTAGGTCTTCTGCTGTGACCGTGAAGTCCAATCCGTGAGAGGAAGACTCGCCCACAGGGGTCACATCTGTAGGCCGGCCCGGATGTTGTGGTGTCCTGACGTTCTTACCTCAGTCAGATCTAATACAACTAGGGTCAGATCCTTCCCTATACATTTCATTGTATTCATTATGACATAAACAAgtcaagctgatcctagatcacaaCTCCTACTTTGAGATACTTTGTGGATACAGGCCCACATCTCAGTCTTTTGGGAAACAATCAACCCGGTTTTTCTGTGGAGGGTAAAAAGGTGGGGTGAGGTTCGGTGTGTGGCGGTTGGGCCAGTGAATGTTTCTTACTAGTTGCTGTAGAAGGACAAAAAACTTTCAGTAAAGTCACAGCTCCGAGAAATGTTTAGGAGCCATGGAAACAAGTGCCAATTGTAACTGAGTCAATTATCCTGGCTAAATAAACAACATGATTTATCCTCATCCTAAGGTACTGTAATAATCCATAATAGTGGCATATGGAGGTGAACAGACCTCGTGACCATGGCTGCTCATGGTCACGTAATGAGGTAGCCCCGCTTGTGACTTCACAATAAGTGTTGGCCCTCAGACCATAGGGAATTTCCTCTTTGTCTCATGGTTCCGATGTTGGTTTGTCCCGTGGGCGACCAGGGTTCAAATCTAGCTGAGGACAGAGGCTTTCTGTGTTTTTCACAGAATTGTTTAGGAGCCTTTTTTCTTGATTGGCTGGTGAAGCTCTGTCACATGACACACCATAACGAACGTCAGCCGTGCGCAGCGGTGTTAGTCCTATCGCCTCTCACCTAAGAACATTGGCTGCCATTTTCTATTAATTTCCCACGATTAAATTGTCTCCGGGCTGATGATCTACTGCGCACGGCCAACAGTAGTTATGGTGTGTCCTTGTGACAGATCTTCACCAACCTTGAAGGACTTCAGAACATTGTTGTGAAGGTTCTGTGTGGTTCTCAGAAGTTGCTGAAGATCTCCTGTTTCTTGCTCCAGTCCATAGGGGGCGCTCTCTTCTTGCCGTGTTGGGCCCTCTCTTTGGCCTCTGCTGCTGTGGGGCTCAGATGCAGTCCGCTGTCCAGGAACGGGTCCGAAACACGCCGCTCATAATCCTCAGggacctagagagagacacgtatgcaggcatgcacacacacatgtattcaGAGACACGTacgcaggcatgcacacacacacatgtattcaGAGACATGTacgcaggcatgcacacacacatgtattcaGAGACACGTacgcaggcatgcacacacacacatgtattcaGAGACATGTacgcaggcatgcacacacacatgtattcaGAGACACGTacgcaggcatgcacacacacacatgtattcaGAGACACGTacgcaggcatgcacacacacacatgtattcaGAGACATGTacgcaggcatgcacacacacatgtattcaGAGACACGTatgcaggcatgcacacacacacgtattcaGAGACACGTacgcaggcatgcacacacacatgtattcaGAGACACGCacgcaggcatgcacacacacatgtattcaGAGACACGTacgcaggcatgcacacacacatgtattcaGAGACACGTacgcaggcatgcacacacacatgtattcaGAGACATGTacgcaggcatgcacacacacatgtattcaGAGACACGTatgcaggcatgcacacacacatgtattcaGAGACACGTatgcaggcatgcacacacacatgtattcaGAGACACGTacgcaggcatgcacacacacatgtattcaGAGACACGTacgcaggcatgcacacacacatgtattcaGATACACGTATTATTTGAGTATCTGATATTGAAACTTTTTTTtgtgtattttagtatttttaaaATACACAGCCCAAAACAAGTACTTTTATTTGAGTATTCTAATGGTTATTTGTAAAAACCAAATTGTATTTGAGAGtaatttcaaatactattttcaaatacCTGAGTTAAATGTATGGGAGTGTGTTTGAGtcagtgtatttgagtattttcaaaatacataaaaaatattcaactacttgtcttttcaaataaaatatatctgaatacttactttgaatgtatgtgaaagtaactgagatatttgaaatagtatttgaacccagttctGCACATGTTACATACATGTTACATACATGTTACACATTACTTATAACAAACCATAAACTAGCTAcaggatatacacacacacacacacacacacacacacacacacacacacacacacacacacacacacacacacacacacacacacgcacacacacataggcacacacacataggcacacacacataggcacacacacacacacacacacacacacacacacacacacacacacacacacacacacacacacacacacacacacacacacacacacaggcacacacacataggcacacacacataggcacacacacacacacacacacacacacacacacacacacacacacacacacacacacacacacacacacataggcacacacacacacacacataggcacacacacacacacacacacacacacacacacacacacacacacacacacacacacacacacacacacacacacacacacacacacacacacacctgaatgctCATATCTGAGCTGCTGAATTCTGATTGGGTAGTTGAGCAACGTGAGTACTGGGATGCTGAGCTCCCATTGGTCTGTGAATTGGGCGAGCCGTTTGTGATTGGTGAGCCCATCAGGGTGACATTGATGATTGGTGGAGCCATTGGAGGGAGGTCAGTGGTTGAAGAGGGGGTGGGTGGGGCGCTGTCTGTGATTGGCTCGTCCACATAGACCTCTGGAACACAGGAACAAACCACATGAGCAACTGGACAGAATCCTTAGAGATGAATCCTTCAAACTGAAATGAGTTTGTGGTCATTAATGGTTTAGATGCAAATATGGATTTCTGTCCTTaaaaaaagagagagcgaaaAGAAAGACAGACATCCTTTGACCTTTGACATGTGTGCTGGTGGGCGTGACCCCGAGCCTCTTGAACAGCTCGTCTGTTTCCGCGTCAACCACCAGTAGGCATGTCTCGTCCCCCCCGCCACGTATAAACGACACCACCTCTGAGTGTCTCAACGCCTCGATGTTCACTCCATTCACCTGGGGGAGGAGAGCAGGATGAATTCATGAGTGAATGGATGGATGTTATGAGCCACATTTAAAATGCTTATAGAGTTTATAGAGCTGCCTGAACCATTTGCCTCCATTtacctggggaggagaggagtagttTTACAGGCAGACATTggaaataacaatttgttcttcactgacctGCATGAATCTCTGTCAGGTCTAATCTCTGATTTATACATCTAGGGCTGATTTTAAACCGGATTTGAAAATACTTGCTTTATtgcaaaatgtatatttttttgtgtgtgtgtgtcaattgtgacaaaaaatgtatgtatatgATTACTACCAAGTTGGTTTTTAGCAAGTTACACAAAGCTGCAGTTACACAACCTGTCCAGCAGTTGGCACATGACTCCAGCCCCTGTGACTGGGATGGACGCGAGAGAGAAGGCAGTGATCTGTAATCTGATTTAGTTAAGCTCTGTGGCAACTTTAATTtagcatatctctctctctctcgccctctctcatcCTACACATTCCACCTGTGTCctgaatcacacacacatacacaaatgcaCCCCCACTctttttccttccctccctccctccctccctccatctctccctcccacacTAACCCTACAGGGTAACCTAACCTGCCAAAGTCCATGTAATTAGCTCTTATCTAATCTAatctcatctgtgtgtgtgtgtgtctgaggtaacacacacacacacacacacacacacacacacacacacacacacacacacacacacacacacacacacacacacacacacacacacacacacacacacacacacacacacacacacacacacacacacacacacacacacacagactctctctctctctctctccatctggccCTACCTCCACCAGCCTGTCCCGGGGTCTGAGGTCTGCGTGTTGGGCGGGGGACCCGGGGTCCACGCTGCGTATGAACTGTCCTCGCAGTGTTCTGTCACTGTGCAGGTTGAACCCGTATCCCAGCTCCCCCTTCACCATGTGACACAGCCGGGGGAGGAGCTCCACTGTCGCCATGGGAAACTCTGTATCTAACGACGTTGTCTCCGATGGCaactacagagacagagaaagagagagagaaagagagagagagaaagagagagaggaaacacaaTGAAAGAAAAAGTTTGACATTGTAATTTAAAATCTAAATCTAATTTGGTTCAGTAGTGGTGGAACGTAACTCAAGAGTATTctgatgacagctttgagattgaagacaataacaaacaaacagtgagtgaagaccataacagacagacagtgagtgaagaccataacagacagacagtgagtgaagagcataacagacagacagtgagggaaGAGCATAACAGACAAACcgtgagtgaagaccataacagacaaacagtgagtgaagaccataacagacagacagtgagtgaagaccataacaaacagacagtgagtgaagaccataacaaacagacagtgagtgaagaccataacaaacaaacaaacaaacagacagtgagtgaagaccataacaaacaaacaaacagacagtgagtgaagacaataacaaacagacagtgagtgaagaccataacaaacaaacaaacagacagtgagtgaagacaataacaaacagacagtgagtgaagaccataacaaacaaacaaacagacagtgagtgaagaccataacaaacagacagtgagtgaagaccataacaaacagacagtgagtgaagaccataacaaacagacagtgagtgaagaccataacaaacagacagtgagtgaagaccataacaaacagacagtgagtgaagaccataacaaacaaacaaacagacagtgagtgaagaccataacaaacaaacaaacagacagtgagtgaagaccataacaaacaaacaaacagacagtgagtgaagaccataacaaacaaacaaacagacagtgagtgaagaccataacaaacagacagtgagtgaagaccataacaaacagacagtgagtgaagaccataacaaacaaacaaacagacagtgagtgaagaccataacaaacaaacaaacagacagtgagtgaagacaataacaaacagacagtgagtgaagaccataacaaacagacagtgagtgaagaccataacaaacagacagtgagtgaagaccataacaaacagacagtgagtgaagaccataacaaacagacagtgagtgaagaccataacatacagacagtgagtgaagaccataacaaacagacagtgagtgaagaccataacaaacagacagtgagtgaagaccataacaaacagacagtgagtgaagaccataacagacagacagtgagtcaaGACCATAACAGACaaacagtgagtgaagaccataacagacaaacagtgagtgaagaccataacagacagacagtgagtgaagaccataacagacagacagtgagtgaagaccataacagacagacagtgagtgaagaccataacaaacagacagtgagtgaagaccatgacaaacagacagtgagtgaagaccataacaaacaaacaaacagacagtgagtgaagaccataacaaacagacagtgagtgaagaccataacagacagtgagtgagtgaagaccataacagacagacagtgagtgaagaccataacagacagacagtgagtgaagaccataacagacagacagtgagtgaagaccataacagacagacagtgagtgaagaccataacagacagacagtgagtgaagaccataacagacagtgagtgagtgaagaccataacagGCAGACAGTGAGGGAAGagcataacagacagacagtgagtgaagaccataacaaacagacagtgagtgaagaccataacagacagacagtgagtgaagaccataacaaacagacagtgagtgaagaccataacaaacaaacagtgagtgaAGTTGTCAAAAGTTAAATCAGTAGCTATATATGTAAGTTATTAGTTCAACTCTTCAGATCTATTTCATTGAGACccgacctacctacctacctacctacctacctacctacctacctacctacctacctacctacctacctacctacctacctacctacctacctacacctacctacctacctacctagatacctacctacacctacctacctacctacctacctacctaaggCCCAGGGAAAGGGATGGATGGATCTGCCAGTGGTCTTACCATGTGTCCCAAATGTCAACCTATttccgatatagtgcactacttttgaccagggccatattccctatatagtgtactactttagaccagggcctataaggTGCCTTTTGGGGACAGGTCTTCAGAGTAGGCAGGCTAAGTGGATATAGCTAAAGCTCTCAGTCAGAACCAATGACTGGACCATAGTCCTATATACAAATAGAACCTGGTTGTTTTCCCCACACTAAAACAGTTTGCCTTTTTTAAACATATGAAAAATATCTATTTTTTCATAATTATATTTCAGCAGCTtagggggagagaaaaaaaatgcatGAGCCCGAAAATCTATAGTTGATGAGATTATTGAGATAGGAGTGAAGGAGGCGtgtgttgtccccccccccccacacacacacccttctccgtCCCCGTCCTAACCCGTTCTCTCTCGCTGCTCCAGAGTTGAAACAGGGATAATGTCATGGTAATGTGATCAGTCTTCTATAAGCGTGACCCAGTACTCTTTGTGGGACTCCACCAGAGtacctggaaacacacacacctacacacatacacaatgtgGATGTGTGTGTCGCTGTCTGTCACAGTTCGTGCCATGGCAACAAACCAGAACACCTTGACGACTGGTTGCCATGGCTGACAGGGTGTTTAAGGTAAGTTGGAGTGTTAATGCTCCAGgacatgggagggagggagggagggagagagggggggagagagacttcTGATGTCTTGGTTGGCCTCTTTATGTCCTCCCTACACCAGCTAAATCCAGAACCATATAGACactctatatctgtctctgtcctaaTCAACCAACCAACACACACCAGTCCCAAAACATCTGTCTGGTTCCAACATCAAACTGACCTCAAAGCTCAAAGCCTGTCTATCTCCCTGGAGGGTGTTTATTTGGGGGTCAACTGGGGAATATCTCTGAAGTCACAGTTTTCCATGGCAAGGAAGAAGAGGCTgaagaggagggtgaagaggaggctGAAGAGGAGGCTgaagaggagggtgaagaggagggtgaagaggagggtgaagaggaggctAAAGAGGAGGCTGAAGAGGAGCGTGAAGAGTAGGCTGAAGAGGAGGGTGAAGAGTAGGCTGAAGAGCAGGGTGAAAAGTAGGCTgaagaggagggtgaagaggaggctGAAgtggagggtgaagaggaggctGAAGAGGAGGCCGAAGAGGAGGCTGAAGAGGAGGGTGAAAAGGAGGCTGAAGAGGAGGCTGAAGATGAGGTTGAAGATGAGGTTGAGTCAGGATTAGATGTGTgatgagggtcagggttaaattAGTTTCCTGCAGCAACAGAATTAGAAGTCTAGATAATGACTGTTGGAGTTGGAGGTGAGAGATCAGCCCGTAATAGATACCAGTAACCAGACCGCCAGATTGATCAGCCCGTAATAGATACCAGTAACCAGACAGTCAGATTGATCAGCCGGTAACCAGACAGTCAGATTGATCAGCCGGTAATAGATACCAGTAACCAGACAGTCAGATTGATCAGCCCGTAatagatacatttttacattttacatttaagtaatttagcagacgctcttatccagagcgacttacaaattggtgcattcaccttatgatatccagatACCAGTAACCAGACAGTCAGATTGATCAGCCGGTAACCAGACAGTCAGATTGATCAATCGGTAATAGATACCAGTAACCAAACCGTCAGATTGATCAGCCGGTAATAGATACCAGTAACCAGACCGTCAGATTGATCAGCCCATAATAGATACCAGTAACCAGACAGTCAGATTGATCAGCCGGTAACCCCAGACAGTCAGATTAATCAACCCGGTAACCAGACAGTCAGATTGATCAGCCCATAATAGATACCAGTAACCAGACAGTCAGATTGATCAGCCGGTAACCAGACAGTCAGATTGATCAGTCAGTAATAGATACCAGTAACCAGACAGTCAGATTGATCAACCGGTAATAGATACCAGAAACCAGACAGTCAGATTGATCAGCCGGTAATAGATACCAGTAACCAGACAGTCAGATTGATCAGCCGGTAACCCCAGACAGTCAGATTAATCAACCCGGTAACCAGACAGTCAGATTGATCAGCCCATAATAGATACCAGTAACCAGACAGTCAGATTGATCAGCCGGTAACCAGACAGTCAGATTGATCAGTCAGTAATAGATACCAGTAACCAGACAGTCAGATTGATCAACCGGTAATAGATACCAGAAACCAGACAGTCAGATTGATCAGCCGGTAATAGATACCAGTAACCAGACAGTCAGATTGATCAGCCGGTAACCAGACAGTCAGATTGATCAACCGGTAATATATACCAGAAACCAGACAGTCAGATTGATCAGCCGGTAATATATACCAGTAACCAGACAGTCAGATTGGTCAACCGGTAATAGATACCAGAAACCAGACAGTCAGATTGATCAACCGGTAATATATACCAGTAACCAGACAGTTAGATTGATCAGCCGGTAATATATACCAGAAACCAGACAGTCAGATTGATCAGCCGGTAATAGATACCAGTAACCAGACAGTCAGATTGATCAACCGGTAATATATACCAGAAACCAGACAGTCAGATTGATCAGCCGGTAATAGATACCAGTAACCAGACAGTCAGATTGATCAACCGGTAATAGATACCAGAAACCAGACAGCCAGATTGGTCAACCGGTAATAGATACCAGAAACCAGACAGTCAGATTGATCAGCCGGTAATATATACCAGTAACCAGACAGTCAGATTGATCAGCCGGTAATAGATACCAGTAACCAGACAGTCAGATTGATCAACCGGTAATATATACCAGAAACCAGACAGTCAGATTGATCAACCGGTAATATATACCAGTAACCAGACAGCCAGATTGATCAACCGGTAATAGATACCAGTAACCAGACAGTCAGATTGATCAACCGGTAATATAAAGCAGTAACCAGACAGCCAGATTGATCAGCCGGTAATAGATACCAGTAACCAGACAGCCAGATTGATCAGCCCGTAATAGATACCAGTAACCAGACAGTCAGATTGATCAGCCGGTAACCAGATCGTCAGATTGATCAGCCGGTAATAGATACCAGTAACCAGACAGTCAGATTGATCAGCCCGTAATAGATACCAGTAACCAGACAGTCAGATTGATCAACCGGTAATAGATACCAGAAACCAGACAGTCAGATTGATCAGCCGGTAACAGATACCAGTAACCAGACAGTCAGATTGATCAACCGGTAATATATACCAGTAACCAGACAGTCAGATTGATCAGCCGGTAATATATACCAGAAACCAGACAGTCAGATTGATCAACCGGTAATATAAAGCAGTAACCAGACAGCCAGATTGATCAACAGGTAATAGATACCAGTAACCAGACAGTCAGATTGATCAACCGGTAATATATACCAGTAACCAGACAGCCAGATTGATCAATCGGTA
Coding sequences:
- the LOC129851278 gene encoding Na(+)/H(+) exchange regulatory cofactor NHE-RF2-like encodes the protein MEWKLRPRLCFLTKGPRGYGFHLHGERNKGGQFIRKVVTGSSAELSGLRAGDRVVEVNGENVEDETHHQVVHRIRAVEHRTRLLVIDKETDDYLRSHGLACTEDLAVEMGNLSPRPSPFTSPSASPVAQGEVLSPSPIHILTKALKHTSASPRRMDTRSPTSSLMIGTKKRLPSETTSLDTEFPMATVELLPRLCHMVKGELGYGFNLHSDRTLRGQFIRSVDPGSPAQHADLRPRDRLVEVNGVNIEALRHSEVVSFIRGGGDETCLLVVDAETDELFKRLGVTPTSTHVKEVYVDEPITDSAPPTPSSTTDLPPMAPPIINVTLMGSPITNGSPNSQTNGSSASQYSRCSTTQSEFSSSDMSIQVPEDYERRVSDPFLDSGLHLSPTAAEAKERAQHGKKRAPPMDWSKKQEIFSNF